A DNA window from Sphaeramia orbicularis chromosome 22, fSphaOr1.1, whole genome shotgun sequence contains the following coding sequences:
- the rd3l gene encoding protein RD3-like yields MPLFSWMKWPHETRGQSEDETQPLKSQGILPSRMLITELLWHVEERERLAREMEREHRLAHAALGLRWFQKYPRLRTLIPTSELHQLEFLCAQIPPVHTATVLSRFREVLATNNISPWELASVFKQVLRDFLRQKENDEKDTMAVQRLQARPMETWTSRYKMKQGFVTPTVPSCGDHPFEEIPTISGYVDRVMRHSGSFVVMRDWDLPYYYPVPLRPKGAHSTSL; encoded by the exons ATGCCCCTGTTCAGCTGGATGAAATGGCCGCATGAAACAAGAGGACAGTCTGAGGATGAAACTCAGCCTCTGAAGTCTCAGGGGATCTTACCCAGCCGGATGTTGATCACAGAGCTTTTGTGGCATGTGGAGGAACGAGAGCGGCTGGCGAGGGAGATGGAGCGCGAGCACAGACTGGCCCATGCAGCCCTGGGACTGCGCTGGTTTCAGAAATACCCCAGGTTACGGACCCTAATCCCAACATCCGAACTCCACCAACTGGAGTTTCTGTGTGCCCAGATCCCGCCCGTCCACACCGCCACCGTGCTTTCCAG attcCGTGAGGTTCTTGCCACTAACAACATAAGTCCGTGGGAGCTGGCATCTGTCTTCAAGCAGGTGCTACGGGACTTCCTAAGGCAAaaggaaaatgatgaaaaagacacCATGGCAGTCCAGCGATTGCAAGCCCGACCAATGGAGACCTGGACAAGTCGCTACAAAATGAAGCAGGGCTTTGTCACACCGACTGTCCCAAGCTGTGGAGACCACCCATTCGAAGAGATCCCAACAATTTCTGGATATGTGGACCGTGTCATGCGCCACTCCGGCTCATTTGTAGTCATGAGAGACTGGGACCTTCCATATTATTATCCAGTTCCTCTGAGACCCAAAGGGGCACACAGCACTTCTCTTTGA